In Halanaeroarchaeum sp. HSR-CO, one DNA window encodes the following:
- a CDS encoding phosphomannomutase: protein MDLFGTAGIRGDATTTVTPSLALAVGRAAGEDGDEFVLGRDGRVTGPALTAAMEAGLESAGADVRTLGVVPTPAVAYASRGRRGVMITASHNPPEDNGIKLFEDGVEYDATAERRIVDRVDADVAPTDWNRWGNSESVDVLPAYREAVVDYAVEQRIAPSHPAASQGSNRLETPLEGVSIAVDCGNGMASLATPFVLRALGGRVVTLNCSVDGHFPGRPSKPTPETVSDLRAFVADGEFDLGIAHDGDADRIVIVARDGDVVHEDTIVAMLAEHYVRTATAPDPVMVTTPNASGRIDERVKAAGGRTERVRLGALHEGIERVQASGGTVVFAAEPWKHIHPGFGTWIDGVTSAAVVSTLLATAGGLDALREPITERPYRKISVDCPDEGKVAVMDALEDSLPDQFPAAAVDTDYGVRLDFDDGSWVLVRPSGTEPYIRVYAESDAVDDLAETVRSLVADTVDSVD from the coding sequence ATGGACCTCTTCGGAACGGCTGGTATCCGTGGCGACGCCACGACGACGGTGACGCCATCTCTGGCACTTGCCGTGGGTCGGGCCGCCGGTGAAGACGGCGACGAGTTCGTACTGGGGCGAGACGGCCGGGTGACCGGACCAGCGTTGACCGCGGCGATGGAGGCGGGCCTCGAGAGTGCCGGAGCCGACGTGCGGACCCTCGGCGTGGTCCCCACGCCGGCTGTCGCGTACGCCTCGCGAGGACGACGAGGGGTCATGATAACCGCCTCACACAATCCCCCAGAGGATAACGGCATCAAACTCTTCGAGGACGGGGTGGAGTACGACGCGACCGCCGAGCGACGGATCGTCGACCGAGTCGACGCCGATGTCGCCCCGACCGACTGGAACCGGTGGGGGAACAGCGAGTCGGTCGATGTCCTTCCCGCCTACCGTGAGGCCGTCGTCGACTACGCGGTCGAACAGCGCATCGCTCCGTCGCACCCGGCGGCCTCGCAGGGATCGAATCGGCTCGAGACGCCACTCGAGGGCGTCTCCATCGCGGTCGACTGTGGCAACGGAATGGCGAGTCTCGCGACCCCGTTCGTCCTTCGAGCCCTCGGTGGCCGCGTCGTCACGCTCAATTGCTCTGTCGATGGGCACTTCCCCGGGCGCCCGAGCAAGCCGACGCCGGAGACGGTGAGCGACCTTCGGGCTTTCGTCGCAGACGGCGAGTTCGATCTGGGCATCGCCCACGATGGAGATGCCGACCGCATCGTTATCGTGGCGCGGGACGGCGACGTGGTCCACGAGGATACCATCGTCGCCATGCTCGCGGAGCACTACGTTCGGACCGCAACGGCGCCGGACCCAGTGATGGTGACCACTCCGAATGCCTCCGGACGGATCGACGAACGGGTGAAGGCGGCCGGTGGTCGGACAGAGCGGGTCCGGCTCGGGGCGCTTCACGAAGGTATCGAACGGGTTCAGGCCAGTGGTGGAACGGTCGTGTTCGCAGCCGAACCCTGGAAACACATCCATCCGGGCTTCGGAACCTGGATCGACGGTGTGACGAGTGCGGCGGTCGTCTCGACACTTCTGGCGACGGCGGGAGGCCTCGATGCGCTCCGCGAACCGATCACGGAGCGACCGTACCGAAAGATCAGCGTCGACTGTCCCGACGAAGGCAAAGTGGCGGTGATGGATGCGCTCGAGGACTCGCTTCCCGACCAGTTCCCAGCGGCGGCCGTCGACACCGATTACGGCGTCAGACTGGACTTCGACGACGGTTCGTGGGTCCTGGTTCGTCCAAGCGGGACCGAACCCTACATCAGGGTCTACGCGGAGAGCGACGCAGTCGACGACCTCGCCGAGACGGTCCGGTCGCTCGTCGCCGATACCGTCGATTCGGTGGACTAG
- a CDS encoding DUF5793 family protein has translation MRRDYFTLSVSNVDWVDEEGDPRLPTVEIDFQGPESTLRSRFADDAGAVLDAADTDVAFRLQDSVDDPEAEGVVAVTNRLTGDFILEMNVEAEAVLEFITAARRYADATDGDARYRVEIAFGGEHFVTYEKSTFLVYNRDGDLLRSNSLIPSGVEL, from the coding sequence ATGAGGCGCGACTACTTCACGCTGTCCGTCAGCAACGTCGACTGGGTCGACGAGGAGGGGGACCCTCGTTTACCGACTGTTGAGATCGATTTCCAGGGACCGGAATCGACCCTCCGTTCACGATTCGCCGACGACGCAGGAGCCGTCCTCGACGCGGCGGACACCGACGTCGCATTCCGTCTTCAAGATTCCGTCGACGACCCAGAAGCCGAGGGCGTCGTCGCCGTCACGAACCGGCTCACTGGCGATTTCATCCTCGAGATGAACGTCGAGGCCGAAGCCGTCCTGGAGTTCATCACGGCAGCCCGTCGCTACGCAGACGCGACAGACGGAGACGCCCGGTATCGCGTCGAGATAGCCTTCGGGGGCGAACACTTCGTCACCTACGAGAAGTCGACGTTCCTGGTGTACAACAGGGACGGCGACCTCCTTCGCTCGAACAGCCTCATTCCCAGCGGCGTCGAACTGTAG
- a CDS encoding type II/IV secretion system ATPase subunit has translation MPRNSREEPSDLGGSGNHWLDDVRWRLARVVEVLRGTSISADEYDPNQHGPLISFDGVDGYEEVDRYWVNAPFSFISVNHDDEKNEYLYHVVEPELTEFERGLLEDLFGDIRDTLIYRAAYDPDDSQAILREHLETLLEQYGVDVDTNTFYRLYYYLHRSFEGFEQLDPLMADTHIEDISCDGYDIPVFVYHDEYTDIKTNREFGREELDSFVIRLAQQSGRHISIGDPVTETTLSDGSRAELALGTEVTPRGSAFTIRKYADEPFTPATLVDFDTFDLNQMAYLWLAIENNKSLIFAGGTASGKTTSMNAVSMFVPPRSKVLTIEDTRELTLHHENWLSSITRESLGEGDDITMYDLLRSALRHRPEYIVVGEVRGVEAMTLFQAMNTGHTTFSTMHADSVQTTINRLENEPIGVPRAMIQSLDILSVQTLTYVGDERVRRNQVIAEIEGIDQRTGDLDYSTAFEWNPESDTFSQFDSIVLEEIRDERGWSRAELLREFRNRKRVLQYLVEREVTDFRRFTALVNEYYADKERVVDRIDGRLETDVDASMPGSDSEDITSN, from the coding sequence ATGCCGCGCAACTCACGCGAAGAACCATCGGACCTCGGCGGGTCCGGAAACCACTGGCTAGACGACGTCAGGTGGCGGTTGGCTCGGGTCGTCGAGGTACTTCGGGGCACGTCGATATCGGCCGACGAGTACGACCCGAACCAACACGGCCCGCTCATCTCGTTCGACGGGGTCGACGGCTACGAAGAAGTCGACCGATACTGGGTGAACGCGCCGTTCTCGTTCATCTCGGTGAACCACGACGACGAGAAGAACGAGTATCTGTATCACGTGGTCGAACCGGAACTCACCGAGTTCGAACGAGGGTTACTCGAGGACCTCTTTGGCGACATCCGAGACACGCTGATCTATCGGGCCGCCTACGACCCCGACGACAGTCAGGCAATCCTCAGAGAACACCTGGAGACGTTGCTCGAACAGTACGGGGTCGACGTCGACACGAACACGTTCTATCGACTGTATTATTACCTCCACCGGTCCTTCGAGGGGTTCGAACAACTCGACCCGTTGATGGCCGACACCCACATCGAGGACATCTCCTGTGACGGCTACGATATCCCGGTGTTCGTCTACCACGACGAGTACACCGACATCAAGACGAACCGCGAGTTCGGCCGGGAAGAACTCGATAGCTTCGTCATCAGACTGGCCCAGCAGTCGGGCCGACACATCAGTATCGGTGACCCAGTCACGGAGACAACACTCTCCGACGGAAGTCGTGCCGAACTCGCCCTCGGGACGGAGGTGACCCCACGAGGCTCGGCGTTCACCATCCGGAAGTACGCGGACGAACCGTTCACGCCGGCCACCCTCGTCGACTTCGACACCTTCGACCTGAACCAGATGGCCTACCTCTGGTTGGCCATCGAGAACAACAAATCACTCATCTTCGCCGGCGGGACCGCCTCTGGAAAGACCACGTCGATGAACGCAGTGTCGATGTTCGTCCCACCGCGCTCGAAAGTGCTCACGATAGAGGACACCAGGGAACTAACCCTCCACCACGAGAACTGGCTCTCCTCCATCACCCGCGAGAGTCTGGGCGAAGGCGACGATATCACGATGTACGACCTCCTCCGGTCCGCGCTCCGTCACCGACCGGAGTACATCGTGGTCGGCGAGGTCCGGGGGGTGGAGGCGATGACGCTGTTCCAGGCGATGAACACCGGCCACACCACCTTCTCGACGATGCACGCCGACAGCGTCCAGACGACCATCAACCGTCTCGAGAACGAACCCATCGGCGTCCCGCGCGCGATGATCCAGTCCCTGGATATCCTCTCCGTCCAGACGCTCACCTACGTCGGCGACGAACGTGTTCGACGCAACCAGGTCATCGCGGAGATAGAGGGGATCGACCAGCGGACCGGCGACCTCGATTACTCGACTGCCTTCGAGTGGAACCCGGAAAGCGACACGTTCTCACAGTTCGACAGCATCGTCCTGGAGGAGATCCGGGACGAACGCGGCTGGTCACGTGCGGAGTTGCTCCGCGAGTTTCGGAATCGAAAGCGGGTGCTCCAGTACCTCGTCGAGCGAGAGGTGACGGATTTCCGGCGGTTCACCGCACTGGTAAACGAGTACTACGCAGACAAAGAGCGCGTCGTCGACCGGATCGACGGGCGACTCGAGACCGACGTCGATGCGTCGATGCCAGGAAGTGACAGCGAGGACATCACGAGTAACTGA
- a CDS encoding type II secretion system F family protein, whose amino-acid sequence MVLEFVPLAVVLLVGGAIMLSPYVEWAETLITRLSLVVFGDFVRRRTPSNHQQRQWLESAHVGTTYRVYAAKTYTFVIVAAVVGTVLGVYAFRGAAIVLRTTEGGGRFVESIEATMPGAGEWGLVTLALTVLVSSATVGLLSAFGTYQLRWAIPRFTSGERGRRIDNSLKRNVAFMFALSRSGMPFPDILRVLADNRAVYGETADEVAVAVRDIDLFGTDVLTTIRRLRDRTPSRNLEDLAENLASVLQSGQSLSAFLRDQYEHYKDEEEAQQQAFLELLGTLAEAYVTVFVAGPLFLITILVVIGLMLGGTLEFLRVLVYAVIPLATLGFIVYLDSITEDVKNVTPDDDHDTNLVRFSDIRVVSEGDAVPMTDGGRTATKANRYRLEIYQRLRPVLESLRDPSRMLTERPLVLLWATIPLGLLWTFLQWLPHLQGGDLTIALYDDPLVQATLFVVGTFAITYEVANRRVKAIEAAIPDFLDRLASTNEAGMSIVESFGRVVSSDLGSLSTELERTWADITWGARVEDALQRLQHRVATPAITRVVTLTTNAMEATNDIGQVLRIAADEAQATRRLERERRNEMLTYTVVVYISFFVFLVIVVALDTIFVPAIPTGGLGGGGTGGVPGAGLPGGIQQLTEAQKDAYSLVFFHGALIQSVASGFVAGQMGSGSLKSGAKHATFLLAIAYALFLVIG is encoded by the coding sequence ATGGTCCTCGAATTCGTCCCTCTCGCTGTCGTTCTCCTCGTCGGTGGCGCCATAATGCTCTCGCCGTACGTCGAGTGGGCCGAGACGCTCATCACACGATTGTCCCTCGTCGTCTTCGGCGATTTCGTTCGGCGCCGCACGCCGAGCAATCATCAGCAACGCCAGTGGCTCGAATCGGCCCACGTGGGGACGACGTACCGAGTGTACGCCGCCAAGACGTACACCTTCGTGATCGTGGCAGCGGTCGTCGGAACGGTCCTGGGTGTGTATGCCTTTCGGGGAGCAGCAATCGTGCTTCGGACGACCGAGGGCGGGGGACGATTCGTCGAATCGATCGAAGCGACAATGCCAGGGGCCGGGGAGTGGGGACTGGTCACCCTCGCCCTGACCGTGCTGGTCAGCAGCGCAACCGTCGGCCTGCTCTCCGCCTTCGGGACCTACCAGCTACGATGGGCGATTCCACGCTTCACCAGTGGCGAACGGGGGCGGCGGATCGACAATTCGCTCAAGCGGAACGTCGCGTTCATGTTCGCCCTGTCACGCTCGGGGATGCCGTTCCCCGACATCCTCCGCGTGTTGGCCGACAACCGGGCCGTCTACGGGGAGACCGCCGACGAGGTCGCCGTGGCGGTCCGGGACATCGACCTGTTTGGAACGGACGTGCTCACGACCATCCGACGGCTCCGTGACCGCACACCGAGTCGGAATCTCGAGGACCTGGCTGAGAACCTCGCCAGCGTCCTCCAGAGCGGCCAGTCGCTCTCTGCGTTCCTCCGGGACCAGTACGAACATTACAAGGACGAGGAGGAAGCCCAGCAACAGGCCTTCCTGGAACTGCTCGGCACGCTCGCCGAGGCGTACGTCACGGTGTTCGTCGCTGGGCCGCTGTTCCTCATCACCATCCTCGTGGTCATCGGGTTGATGCTCGGGGGGACCCTCGAGTTCCTTCGGGTGCTCGTCTACGCGGTGATACCGCTGGCGACGCTCGGCTTCATCGTCTACCTGGATTCGATCACCGAGGACGTCAAGAATGTCACTCCCGATGATGACCACGATACGAACCTGGTCAGATTTTCGGACATCCGGGTCGTCTCAGAGGGAGACGCCGTCCCGATGACCGACGGCGGGAGGACCGCTACCAAGGCAAATCGCTACCGATTGGAAATCTACCAGCGTCTCAGGCCGGTCCTGGAGAGCCTGAGGGACCCGTCGCGAATGCTGACCGAACGACCGTTGGTGCTCCTCTGGGCGACCATCCCCCTCGGCCTCCTCTGGACGTTCTTACAGTGGTTACCCCACCTCCAGGGCGGAGACCTGACCATCGCCTTGTACGACGATCCACTCGTCCAGGCGACGCTCTTCGTCGTCGGGACGTTTGCCATCACTTACGAGGTGGCAAACCGTCGAGTGAAGGCTATCGAAGCGGCGATCCCCGACTTCCTCGACAGACTCGCGAGCACGAACGAGGCGGGGATGTCCATCGTCGAGAGTTTCGGCCGGGTCGTCTCTTCGGACCTCGGGTCGCTCTCCACCGAACTCGAACGGACCTGGGCCGACATCACGTGGGGAGCCAGAGTCGAAGACGCCCTCCAACGCCTCCAACACCGCGTCGCAACGCCGGCGATAACGCGGGTCGTCACCCTCACGACGAACGCGATGGAGGCCACGAACGACATCGGACAGGTGCTTCGCATCGCGGCCGACGAGGCCCAGGCGACCCGACGACTCGAGCGCGAACGTCGCAACGAGATGCTGACGTACACCGTCGTCGTCTACATCTCCTTTTTCGTGTTCCTGGTCATCGTCGTGGCCCTGGACACCATCTTCGTTCCGGCCATCCCGACCGGCGGGTTGGGCGGCGGTGGGACCGGCGGCGTACCGGGGGCCGGACTCCCCGGAGGCATCCAGCAACTCACCGAGGCCCAGAAGGACGCCTACAGCCTCGTGTTCTTCCACGGTGCGCTCATTCAGTCGGTCGCCTCCGGGTTCGTCGCCGGCCAGATGGGTTCGGGAAGCCTCAAGTCCGGCGCGAAACACGCAACCTTCCTGCTCGCCATCGCCTATGCTCTCTTCCTGGTGATCGGATGA
- a CDS encoding class I SAM-dependent methyltransferase: MSEESAGSDTTASDVVATYDEIAAHFATKRKNPWPEVTSFLDGVESTTALDVGCANGRHTELLAAVADRAIGLDASRALLSEAESRRDDHNFDAILLQGDASRLPLREDSVDLATYVATMHHLPTREARVESLDELARVLTPAGRALVSVWSTEHDRFDETQGFDTTVTFTMPDGRAVPRYYHIYDPSEFGTDLEASAVGVEREWVSNGNCYAVVTGSE, encoded by the coding sequence ATGAGCGAGGAGAGCGCGGGTAGCGATACGACGGCCAGCGACGTGGTCGCTACGTACGACGAGATCGCCGCCCACTTCGCCACCAAGCGAAAGAACCCCTGGCCTGAAGTCACCTCGTTCCTCGACGGAGTCGAGAGTACCACGGCCCTCGACGTCGGGTGTGCGAACGGACGCCACACCGAGTTGCTCGCCGCCGTCGCCGACCGAGCGATCGGCCTGGACGCCAGCCGGGCATTACTGTCCGAAGCCGAATCTCGAAGGGACGACCACAATTTCGACGCCATTCTCCTCCAGGGTGACGCCAGTCGACTCCCCCTCCGCGAGGACAGCGTCGACCTCGCGACCTACGTTGCGACGATGCACCACCTGCCGACGAGGGAGGCGCGAGTCGAAAGCCTCGACGAACTCGCACGCGTCCTGACGCCGGCCGGTCGTGCCCTGGTGAGCGTCTGGAGCACCGAACACGACCGGTTCGACGAGACCCAGGGGTTCGATACGACCGTGACGTTCACGATGCCGGACGGACGAGCGGTGCCCAGATACTACCACATCTACGACCCGTCGGAGTTCGGTACCGACCTCGAGGCGAGTGCGGTAGGAGTCGAGCGAGAGTGGGTCTCGAATGGCAATTGCTATGCGGTGGTCACGGGGTCGGAGTGA